In the Miscanthus floridulus cultivar M001 unplaced genomic scaffold, ASM1932011v1 os_1282_1_2, whole genome shotgun sequence genome, TTACTCTGAAAATCTCACCTAATGGGCCACTAGCAGCTGACAGTGACAGGTCGTTCAAGTAATAGCCAACTGCGATTTGAGTTTGGACTCTGAATAATTGCGTGCACCTTTTAGTGAAAGTGCTGCTTTAGGGTGGTTGGTGATCGTGTGGTACTCTTCCTAATAAAACAGCCTGTCGATTATAATGCTGTACTAATTGAATATATCTGAGTTTACTAAACCTGTGGTGGTAACCATTAACTAGCTTATCATGCCCTGACTTGTATGAATCCACGACTTCATATATGCAGTTTTACAAAGGTTTTATGTTGTGAAGCTAGCTATTCCTTATTTTTCTTACAAATAGGACATGGGATTCCCTCACTACTGCAACTTGTTGCAAATCACTGGTTATTGTGTATGGAGGTAATTGTGTTCTTCAAATCGGGGTTGCTGCGGGATATCCAgaagatggtaatgcacttaatGTGGATGCACAAAAGTTCATTGGCTCTCTTTACAAAAGTGCCATGGAATCCAAGAAGCGTGAGTATATCTTCTTCCTTGGAAGTTTTTTCCATTTGTTTTCAGAAACTTCGCCATAGTCTTCTTGCAGAATCTTGTCTGGCAAATCTTGCTTTATATCCTGGGAGGTCTGAATTGCCGTTCTTGCCTGCTAACACACAGGTGCTGATACTTGTTCTATGTCTCGatagctgattttttttttttcgtGGCCGTGCAAGGcacatatttcattaagaggaagtagaGGAATGTTACAACAACAGGCCACAATCACGGTAATCGCCTGATTACCGAGATTTTGCCTCGCACCCAGAAACAACTATGAATTACATGGTTAAAAGCTTACGACCAAAGGACTACCTGGATGCTGCTATAGCCTAGCACGCCACAGGCAGAAGCTCGTCGACCTCTCGAGCAAAGTCATCAAGGAAGGCGTCATCCTGGAAGAGAACCTTGAAGGCCTCGTGCTTAGACTCGGACAGTGGATCGGCGAACATGGACTCGTACTTCTGGAAAGCCGTGGTGTCAACATCTTGCTTCTTGCGTTGTGTTCGCAAGTCCCAACTTGGCCATCAGCACATTTTGATCCTGCAGGGTTGGGTTGGCAGCCCTAGACTTAGCTGCCAAGCGACAACTCCGCCTAGGAGAACCAGCGCTCGGCATGGCCCAAGGAACCATGAGCGTtgaccttgctcggatcaatggGGTTTGAAGAGGCAAACAGACACGGTCCTTCAGAGAGCGAGGGATGTCCGCGACGGCTACGGAGACATCAGCCACCTTTCCCTGCGGATCGGTGGCCACCTTTCCCTGCGGATCGGTGGGCCGTTGCCCGGCACAACCACATCAGCCACAGTACTCTTCGAGTCATCAGCAGCTTTGCCTGCACATCTTCTTGGCGGCGTGCTGAAGACTCTGAGCTGCAGCGGTAATCGCGCTGCGATTTCAGCTCCATCTAGCATCGGGTCCACAGACAAAGGCACAAGCACAGTCTATTTACTTGTGAATCAAAATGTAATAGAAGTCTTATTTTCATGTCCAGATAAGCAATTAAACACGATCCAATAGTCAGATGGAAGGATTATCTGAAATATTTGAACCAAAGCATTATAGCATAGTTTATATTCTGTAGGCACTGATATTACAGTCAATTGGTGATAAAGGGGTTGTGATTGTTGGTGGCGACACTATAAGAGGTTTCACTAATATTGATCAGGTATTACCATTTACATTGGTTATGGTCTCTGCATATAagatttttgttttaaatactccagttcatgtttttttttcctaaaatacaCTAGCAAATGAATGTGCTGCTTTGTAGCCAAAATTAGGAACTGTGCTACACTGCTACTGCTACCCATAGATTGTGCACTTTGAAGAACTTCAGTTTGCCATTGCAGAGTGACTTATCGTCCACTTGATCTTCCTTGCTTCCTTGCAGGCTTGGATCGCAATGATCGCAGACAAGCTGGATGCCACATTGTCTAAGTCTTAAAACGCTGGACTGCTTATTTGATGTTGGTTCACCATCTCATCGTCGTCATCTTCTGATGTTGACGCTGAACCAGAGCCGCATCCATCCCTCATGGTCGGTGTCACCAGTGGATGTCTGGGTACTGGCGAATTTCTGAAACCAACCTGTTCTATTGGTTTCGGCCGTTCGTCGTCCTCTTCTGATGTTGACGCTGAACCAGAGCCTGCAAATCCATCCCTCATTGTCGGTGTCAACAGTGGATGTCTGGGTACTGGCGAATTGCTGAAAACAACCTGTTCTATTTTTTTATTGGATTTCGCCCGTTTACTCGTTTTGCCATCAGGTCCAGCAGAGTTTGATCACAACACTAGTAACCGATTCTGAACAGCAGATGGTTATCTGAAGCCTGAATGTCTGACAAGTACATGGCTTCATTACAtgttctcttcttttcttttctttttttgagtATGTACAACAAAATATGAAAAAGGACAGTGTGCTGTTAAAGTAAATATGAGTAAACCATGCATAGTGCTTGTGATAACAAGAGTCAATAGCAATGCCCAACTCGAGAAAACAAATTATGGAGCAAAATCCTTACCACAAAATAGTAGTCAAATCTGTTCAAACAAAATTCCCTAACAATTTCCTACTTTCTGAACCACATGCTCAACTCCGTCAGTGTAATGGAATAAGCAAATGAACCCTAGCAGTCAGTAAAGTCAGTGTAATGGAATAAGCAAATGAACCCTAGCAGACAGTAAAGTGGACGATTAGCAATGTAGCAGAAACACGTAGTTTAACCAGAACAGAGCAGCAACTAAGCATTGGAGATGAGGTAAACTGGCATGCTATCTGGTAAAGGAGCAAGGTTCCCCATGGTCAGAAGCCCAGAACAGCCCTTCTTCAAATGGGTTTCCCAAAGCCATGACCAAACACCTCACAATGACCTCTTCTCAAAGAGTACAACATCGCCAATCTCTCAGCATTCATTAGTAACAGGAATGTCTCAGTATCTCTCACTAAGTTATTCATTCCACCACCGACACATTTTCCTTGTTTGTGTGTTTTttacttctcttcttcttttgccaAACCCCCTCGGCATGATCTTTCTTTGGCTCTGGATCCTTAGTAGGCTCTGGTCTCTTCTTTGGCTCTGGATCCTCAGTATCTCTCACGAAGTtacttctcttctttttttgctgAACTTCCTCAGCATGCTCTTTGTTTGGCTCTGGATCCTCAGCAGGCTCTGGTCTCTTCTTTGGAACTTCGAGCTGTTTGGGCCAGGAATCATATACCATCTTCCGAACATAGAAGCTCACGACATCTCCATTGTCACGCTTCAGCAGTACATGCTTTTGAAGTCTCCCACCTGAGTCCTGCATGTTTAAAGAGAAGGATAAAGGGCAGAGGGTTAATAATCTATTGATGATATTAAACCAATAAGATGGTAGGCAAAAGCCAATTATCAGTAGTGTATTTCCTCATATGTTCTAATATTCAATTGCGTGATTCTGTGGTCCTTATATGTACCTTAGTCTTTTGGCCATCCAGCTCTTCAAATGCCTTCTCTACCTCATCTAGGTCATTGAATGAAATACACGTGGAATAAAATTCACCTCGTATTCTCGAATCAATCTGATGAAAAGGAAAGAAGTGTTATTAAATAATTGCATAAAAACACACATATTTGGTGAACAAATAAAACTTTTAAGGTAACCTTGTCATCAATATTGGGGTTCCCAGAGAAAATTTTGCACAGCTCTTGGCAAGGCAGGTACACTGGAATTCTATGAGCAAGCAACTTTGCCACATCAGATTCAATTACCTAGGAAGTTATCACAAACAAGTAAGGTGGCATCATCTATACTAATGGTGAGATTTAagaacatctttttttttttgtgcttACACTACTTGCAGCAATTTCAATGGGGTCATTAAACCCATTCTTAAGCTTTGCAAGAACTAGATTCATCGCAGCTTCTGCATCCTTTAAGCAATTATGTGGTTCTCCTTCTCGAACAGAATACCCCAAAGTAGCCTAGGAGGACAAAGAATCAACAGATTAAGGCATCATTCATAGTTACATACAATCACATATCATTGAAAATTAACCCCGCTAAAACAGAAGTTGAAAATACCCTACATATAGTTATATCAAGTACAGGCGTAGAAAACTAAGGGGAGAAATAGGGAAGACAAAGTGAGTTCGCAGTCACTATCCTGAACTAAGCTTTAACTGGCAGCATCGGCCAAAACTTGTTCACCTCGGTAAACAAAAGCAGATAAGAAGACAGATGCTGCGCAGTGATTTTATGGCAATACCTTGCACAAACTGTTTAAGGAAGGTGATGCAGTAGTAGGTAAATTTGCATACTTAAATATGTATGCTGTATCAATAACTTGAGAGTAATCAATCTTTAGGGCTGCAAAAGAGAAGAGAATGAGACGAATTGAATTAAATGGTactaaaaacaaaaaagaagCATGTTCAAGTAAACACAAAGTACACATCCGATTGATACATCAGATAGATCAGACACAAAATAAAAACCACACCTTACCGCATAAATCTCTATGTAAGCTATGGCCAATCAAAATATTTCCTTCGGATAACATTCTCTTCAGCGAATTCTAGAGAAGGAATATAACTTCCATGAGATATTATTCAGAGATAATGCTTAGATGTTAAACACAGTATACCTGAACATCAACTAATGATGATGTGACTCCTTCTAAATCCTTCTTTGATACACCAGTGATGTGTGTCCTATAGTCAGCTATAGTCTTCAAGGGGTTTACAAGTATGTCCAGCTTAGCCTGGAGAAGAAAAGGGAGAATATGGTGAGACCTCGGAACAAAGATGGAAATCCCTGACATGATTCACTGATTCATAGTCAAGAAATGCTAAGGAAACATGTATTGTGTAAGTTTTGGCATAAACTTTATTGAATTCATCTAATATTACAGCAATGTCCATTAATTCACACGATAGTTCCGTGAATCTTAACATACTTGTTCTGAGTAAATAAtctagtaccttgagcttgtcaTCTACAACGCATACTCTGACCACAGCCTCTGTGCCATCATTGCAAAGGACCATCTCACAGTCAATTGCCAACATAGCACTTGAGCTCATTAAACTAGAGACTTCTCCTATTCGCAATACTTTCCACCCCTGAAAATACCAGTAATAGCTGGTTATGGATCGGTCTCATTGTTTTTTTATCAATTATGAGACAAACAATGTGGATAAAAAAGGTTCATCCATTATGGGGATGAGAGTATAAAACGGTCATTTGTTTTAGAATTTCGACTAGCAAAAAGCATGTCTTTGTGAAGAGTACAAGATAAGGTGTAACTCTAGACAGAGTATTagcaatcatgaagattattggACTACACTGTTTAAGAATTCGTCACTAAATCATGAATAGGATATATCAAAGGAAGATCACCAAGGAAAATATACAATCCAAAAAGGGCTTAATCGTCATTCGTGGATTAACAGAAGCACAGTAAAGGTCATACCTCCTGGTATGATGGGAAGCAATAGTGTTTTCTGTACTCCGGGTGCTCTGCCGTCAGCTGAACAAGTTTCTGCATTTAGCATGCACATCAATACAATTGTTGACCGCTTGACACCCAGGCGTCAGTCCTATTCAATTTAACGCAGAAATTCAAATGGCATGATCTAGCATACACATCACCTGCTCGGGAGAAACTTCGTCGGGGAAATCAGTCATATACTGCTGAACagcacttctttccttatgacgCTTCACCAATTTACCGAAGTACTGGAACCAGAACGTGGCGAGGTTTAAACTCTCAACACACCAGGACCAAGCCGCTTATCGACTGAAGCAGCAGCTTCCAGTGTAACCAGGCATGCCGAACTGAAGTCTGAAGAAGACAACAAAAGAGTAACCAACCTTCTGGAAATCCTTGGAGAAGGTCTGCAGGAAGGCGAGCAGCACATCCCTGGTGCGCTTCCTGGGGTCGCTCACCGACGCGCCAAACTTCCTGTCGTTCCGGGCCAGGAAATCCTTC is a window encoding:
- the LOC136533888 gene encoding small RNA degrading nuclease 1-like isoform X1, with translation MAKRLAAAEKEVLVEVVRFTQKNGLRGCDGGWKDFLARNDRKFGASVSDPRKRTRDVLLAFLQTFSKDFQKYFGKLVKRHKERSAVQQYMTDFPDEVSPEQKLVQLTAEHPEYRKHYCFPSYQEGWKVLRIGEVSSLMSSSAMLAIDCEMVLCNDGTEAVVRVCVVDDKLKAKLDILVNPLKTIADYRTHITGVSKKDLEGVTSSLVDVQNSLKRMLSEGNILIGHSLHRDLCALKIDYSQVIDTAYIFKYANLPTTASPSLNSLCKATLGYSVREGEPHNCLKDAEAAMNLVLAKLKNGFNDPIEIAASSVIESDVAKLLAHRIPVYLPCQELCKIFSGNPNIDDKIDSRIRGEFYSTCISFNDLDEVEKAFEELDGQKTKDSGGRLQKHVLLKRDNGDVVSFYVRKMVYDSWPKQLEVPKKRPEPAEDPEPNKEHAEEVQQKKKRSNFVRDTEDPEPKKRPEPTKDPEPKKDHAEGVWQKKKRSKKHTNKENVSVVE
- the LOC136533888 gene encoding small RNA degrading nuclease 1-like isoform X2, translating into MTDFPDEVSPEQKLVQLTAEHPEYRKHYCFPSYQEGWKVLRIGEVSSLMSSSAMLAIDCEMVLCNDGTEAVVRVCVVDDKLKAKLDILVNPLKTIADYRTHITGVSKKDLEGVTSSLVDVQNSLKRMLSEGNILIGHSLHRDLCALKIDYSQVIDTAYIFKYANLPTTASPSLNSLCKATLGYSVREGEPHNCLKDAEAAMNLVLAKLKNGFNDPIEIAASSVIESDVAKLLAHRIPVYLPCQELCKIFSGNPNIDDKIDSRIRGEFYSTCISFNDLDEVEKAFEELDGQKTKDSGGRLQKHVLLKRDNGDVVSFYVRKMVYDSWPKQLEVPKKRPEPAEDPEPNKEHAEEVQQKKKRSNFVRDTEDPEPKKRPEPTKDPEPKKDHAEGVWQKKKRSKKHTNKENVSVVE